One Coccinella septempunctata chromosome 8, icCocSept1.1, whole genome shotgun sequence genomic window carries:
- the LOC123318869 gene encoding nose resistant to fluoxetine protein 6-like → MYASLFFCQLGIFLSVVNAFSEKLSGESVLYGIASLTENFEKDEMTTCSGELNVLYRAVEERHVWALKVLDASGQPETGFLYGNNLWLGARTHCLDIPNQKPLEINHQKVAHPPPTAFDYPPFSLKFIKAFIKHNNTLQFHTQMPFDFTIQVGLCVPRSCSNRDLFHLFRVYLQGHYLNVQQLYNLNLNVERVKTLEEDAVFILYSPKFVLLMVIFGMILVPTVLGTIYDMKQHYRDKKYLLSFQQNIGKIKEKTVSEVELVKASQESLGGSESRTLEILKCFSLYSNVKTLLSVRLSPGSITCIHGIRFFGMLWVCTIHSIFFQADYVRNVPYAYRISEDFASQVMSNSTYSVDTFLFISGFLLAYLYYKTKKMVDGPVSYSGKIYEFIMMFLHRVVRLSPPYIIVILISDVLYTYLRRTSSLESSEQPDIMCARYWWRNLLYINNLFPRNEMCLSWSWYLSLDTQAFVITSSLIIVSTFAFKTATMILFFLMLCSILVTSYKSYSIGYIPTMDEQLMHLDDIYDLPWNRIGPYLIGAITGYLLVKKLKFQLILGKLPKAILWIIFPSINLWILFALHTRQLSVEFSAVYMGISRTLWGVGMAWFLIACCTGNGITLNKFLSFRGWIPLSRLTFCAYLLNPLVANAMYMGAETPMYASKAGFAINILGVTLSTFFWAFVVSIFFESPFILLTKILLRRRAEKPSKTEISTIPEKP, encoded by the exons ATGTACGCATCTCTGTTTTTTTGTCAACTGGGGATTTTTCTCTCGGTTGTGAACGCGTTCAGTGAGAAATTGAGTGGAGAATCGGTTCTGTACGGCATCGCATCTTTAacggaaaatttcgaaaaagatGAAATGACCACTTGTTCTGGTGAACTTAATGTCCTCTACAGGGCTGTGGAGGAACGGCATGTATGGGCTTTGAAAG TTCTGGATGCCAGTGGTCAACCGGAAACTGGGTTTCTTTACGGAAACAACCTGTGGCTGGGTGCTCGTACACATTGCCTGGACATACCCAACCAGAAACCCTTGGAGATCAACCATCAAAAAGTGGCACATCCACCACCAACTGCCTTCGATTATCCTCCCTTCTCCCTCAAATTCATCAAAGCATTCATCAAACACAACAACACCCTCCAGTTCCACACACAAATGCCCTTCGAT TTCACCATCCAAGTAGGTTTATGCGTGCCAAGAAGTTGTTCCAACAGAGATCTGTTCCATTTGTTCAGGGTCTATTTGCAAGGACACTATTTGAATGTTCAGCAGCTGTATAATTTGAATTTGAACGTCGAGAGGGTGAAGACTCTGGAAGAGGATGCTGTATTCATCTTGTACTCGCCGAAATTCGTCTTATTGAT GGTAATTTTTGGTATGATTTTGGTACCCACTGTTCTTGGAACGATTTACGACATGAAGCAACACTACAGAGACAAGAAATACTTATTGTCGTTTCAGCAGAACatcggaaaaattaaagagaaaacgG TTTCAGAGGTTGAGTTGGTGAAAGCTTCCCAGGAATCTCTGGGCGGGAGTGAATCGAGAACTTtggaaattctgaaatgtttctcGTTGTATTCGAACGTAAAGACATTGTTGAGCGTTAGATTGTCGCCCGGCTCTATAACTTGCATACATGGCATTCGATTTTTCGGCATGTTATGGGTGTGCACCATACATTCTATTTTCTTTCAAGCTGATTACGTTAGAAATGTGCCGTATGCCTATAGGATTTCGGAGGATTTCGCTTCGCAGGTTATGAGCAATTCCACATACAGCGTGGATACCTTCTTGTTCATAAG CGGATTCTTGTTGGCCTATCTATACTACAAAACGAAGAAAATGGTAGATGGACCTGTAAGTTATTCAGGGAAAATTTATGAATTTATCATGATGTTTTTACATCGAGTTGTCAG ACTAAGCCCTCCCTATATCATCGTAATACTAATAAGCGATGTGCTCTATACCTATTTGAGAAGGACATCATCGCTGGAAAGCAGCGAACAGCCAGACATTATGTGTGCTAGATACTGGTGGAGAAATCTTTTATATATCAATAACTTATTTCCAAGGAACGAAATGTGCCTTAGCTGGTCATGGTACTTATCATTGGACACGCAGGCTTTTGTAATCACATCGAGTTTGATTATAGTTTCTACATT TGCGTTCAAGACAGCCACAATGATTTTATTCTTCTTGATGTTATGTAGCATTCTCGTCACATCGTATAAATCATATTCGATTGGTTACATTCCCAC CATGGATGAGCAATTGATGCATTTGGATGATATTTACGATTTGCCATGGAATAGAATTGGCCCCTATCTAATAGGAGCGATAACTGGCTATTTGCtagttaaaaaattgaaatttcaactcaTCCTTGGAAAG CTTCCAAAAGCGATTTTATGGATAATTTTTCCCTCGATAAATTTATGGATACTTTTTGCTCTTCATACAAGGCAGCTATCGGTGGAATTTTCAGCAGTTTATATGGGAATTTCTAGGACCCTCTGGGGTGTTGGAATGGCATGGTTTTTGATAGCTTGTTGTACAGGAAATGGAA ttacccTGAACAAATTCCTATCCTTCCGTGGCTGGATACCTTTAAGTAGGTTGACTTTTTGTGCGTATCTGCTGAACCCTCTCGTAGCTAACGCCATGTATATGGGGGCGGAGACCCCTATGTATGCATCTAAAGCAGGATTT gctATCAATATTTTGGGAGTGACCTTATCGACGTTCTTTTGGGCCTTCGTTgtttcgatttttttcgaatctccTTTTATTCTACTAACGAAAATTTTACTTCGAAGGAGAGCGGAGAAACCTTCTAAAACTGAAATTTCCACTATCCCAGAGAAACCCTGA
- the LOC123318870 gene encoding uridine phosphorylase 1-like, with product MNHESPFYICHFLRIKLQFRFNSEVHFIGMESNVYTDGEHSECSERTVQLKNPHLGNMDEDVLYHLALGSKSHDLEEMFGDVKFVCMGGTPSRMKTFAYHIMDVLDYKLPVGAVISEITNYRFSLYKVGPVLSISHGMGVPSIGILLHEIIKLLYHAKAKDPVIFRIGTSGGIGVESGTVVISDNAVDGLGNHFYEVAVLGKIVRRPATFNMELIEQLKSCVDPNDSYETVTGTTMCANDFYEGQGRLDGAICDHSENEKMEYLAQLRERGVVNIEMEATVFAALTHHTGIRAAIVCTTLIDRLQGDQVMVTKDQMEEWQRRPQKLVGEYIKRSLQKKL from the exons ATGAATCACGAATCACCGTTTTATATATGCCATTTCCTTCGAATAAAGTTGCAGTTTAGATTCAATAGTGAAGTGCATTTCATCGGAATGGAGAGCAATGTATATACAGATGGTGAACATTCGga ATGTTCCGAAAGAACCGTTCAATTAAAAAATCCACACCTTGGAAATATGGACGAGGACGTCTTGTACCATTTGGCATTAGGCTCTAAATCTCATGATTTGGAGGAAATGTTCGGCGATGTTAAA TTTGTCTGTATGGGCGGCACACCTTCACGTATGAAAACCTTCGCATACCACATAATGGATGTTCTCGATTACAAACTACCAGTAGGTGCTGTGATTTCTGAAATCACAAACTACAGATTCAGTTTGTACAAAGTAGGACCGGTTTTATCTATAAGT CATGGAATGGGTGTACCCTCTATCGGCATTTTATTACATGAAATTATCAAATTACTGTATCACGCTAAAGCTAAAGATCCAGTAATATTCAGAATAGGTACGTCCGGAGGAATAGGAGTAGAAAGTGGAACTGTCGTTATTTCAGACAATGCTGTTGATGGTTTAGGCAATCATTTCTATGAAGTT GCCGTTCTAGGAAAAATTGTAAGGCGTCCTGCTACTTTCAATATGGAATTGATTGAGCAGTTGAAAAGTTGCGTCGATCCAAATGATTCCTATGAAACTGTGACAGGAACCACAATGTGTGCAAATGATTTCTATGAAG GTCAAGGAAGGCTTGATGGCGCAATCTGCGACCATTCTGAGAACGAAAAAATGGAATATCTCGCTCAACTGAGAGAACGTGGTGTAGTTAATATAGAAATGGAGGCAACAGTATTTGCCGCACTCACACATCATACCGGTATTAGAGCTGCAATAGTCTGCACCACCCTCATAGATAGACTACAAGGGGACCAA GTTATGGTCACAAAGGACCAAATGGAAGAATGGCAAAGGAGACCTCAAAAGTTAGTGGGAGAATATATCAAGCGGTCTCTTCAGAAGAAATTGTGA
- the LOC123318826 gene encoding uridine phosphorylase 1 isoform X3: protein MSGISENEKKDQDETKPKENGDKRYFNGTVRLKNPHLELMDQDILYHLALGSGSHDLVEMFGDVKFVCMGGTPKRMETFAYYIMEIIGHKLPTGTTLLDISQYSYRYSMYKVGPVLSISHGMGVPSIGILLHEIIKLMYHARVRNPIFFRIGTCGGVGHEGGTVVISNDAVDGLGNHYYEVPMLGKNVKRPAVFDQQLVRELKACIDPDDPYDTVVGTTMCANDFYEGQARLDGAFCDYTEGEKMEYLQKLNDQGVVNIEMESIPFAALTHHANIKAAEVCVTLLDRLKGDQVNAPKEVMNEWQIRPQKLVAAYIKKYLQTKGDKCPKK, encoded by the exons ATGAGTGGAATCAGTGAGAACGAGAAGAAAGATCAAGACGAGACCAAGCCAAAAGAAAACGGAGACAAAAG atatttcaatGGAACTGTCAGGCTCAAAAATCCTCACTTGGAGTTGATGGATCAAGATATTTTATATCACCTGGCGTTGGGAAGCGGGTCACATGACTTAGTTGAAATGTTTGGAGATGTTAAA TTCGTGTGCATGGGTGGTACACCAAAACGTATGGAGACGTTTGCTTACTACATCATGGAGATCATCGGCCACAAACTACCCACTGGTACAACCTTATTAGACATAAGTCAGTATTCTTATAGATACAGCATGTACAAAGTCGGCCCAGTATTATCAATCAGT CACGGTATGGGAGTACCATCTATAGGAATTCTCCTCCACGAAATTATTAAGTTAATGTATCACGCTAGAGTTAGAAAtcccattttcttcagaataggAACTTGCGGTGGTGTTGGCCATGAAGGTGGCACAGTTGTCATTTCCAACGACGCTGTAGATGGCCTTGGAAATCATTATTACGAAGTG CCAATGCTCGGAAAGAACGTAAAACGGCCTGCAGTGTTCGATCAGCAACTGGTCAGAGAACTGAAGGCTTGTATTGACCCAGACGATCCCTATGATACTGTCGTTGGAACCACGATGTGTGCTAACGATTTTTACGAAG GTCAAGCAAGATTAGATGGAGCATTTTGCGACTATACCGAGGGTGAAAAAATGGAATACCTTCAAAAACTGAATGACCAAGGGGTGGTGAATATCGAGATGGAATCCATTCCCTTTGCAGCTCTTACCCACCATGCCAACATTAAGGCAGCTGAAGTGTGTGTGACATTGTTAGACAGGCTGAAGGGAGATCAA GTGAATGCACCCAAAGAAGTTATGAATGAATGGCAGATCCGACCTCAGAAACTAGTGGCAGCGTACATCAAGAAATATCTGCAAACAAAAG GCGATAAATGTCCGAAGAAATGA
- the LOC123318826 gene encoding uridine phosphorylase 1 isoform X2, protein MSTRDILEEETDEYFNGTVRLKNPHLELMDQDILYHLALGSGSHDLVEMFGDVKFVCMGGTPKRMETFAYYIMEIIGHKLPTGTTLLDISQYSYRYSMYKVGPVLSISHGMGVPSIGILLHEIIKLMYHARVRNPIFFRIGTCGGVGHEGGTVVISNDAVDGLGNHYYEVPMLGKNVKRPAVFDQQLVRELKACIDPDDPYDTVVGTTMCANDFYEGQARLDGAFCDYTEGEKMEYLQKLNDQGVVNIEMESIPFAALTHHANIKAAEVCVTLLDRLKGDQVNAPKEVMNEWQIRPQKLVAAYIKKYLQTKGRLPSSGHGPWSVKSPRRFKLVQQESEIID, encoded by the exons ATGTCCACCAGGGATATTTTGGAAGAAGAGACAGACGA atatttcaatGGAACTGTCAGGCTCAAAAATCCTCACTTGGAGTTGATGGATCAAGATATTTTATATCACCTGGCGTTGGGAAGCGGGTCACATGACTTAGTTGAAATGTTTGGAGATGTTAAA TTCGTGTGCATGGGTGGTACACCAAAACGTATGGAGACGTTTGCTTACTACATCATGGAGATCATCGGCCACAAACTACCCACTGGTACAACCTTATTAGACATAAGTCAGTATTCTTATAGATACAGCATGTACAAAGTCGGCCCAGTATTATCAATCAGT CACGGTATGGGAGTACCATCTATAGGAATTCTCCTCCACGAAATTATTAAGTTAATGTATCACGCTAGAGTTAGAAAtcccattttcttcagaataggAACTTGCGGTGGTGTTGGCCATGAAGGTGGCACAGTTGTCATTTCCAACGACGCTGTAGATGGCCTTGGAAATCATTATTACGAAGTG CCAATGCTCGGAAAGAACGTAAAACGGCCTGCAGTGTTCGATCAGCAACTGGTCAGAGAACTGAAGGCTTGTATTGACCCAGACGATCCCTATGATACTGTCGTTGGAACCACGATGTGTGCTAACGATTTTTACGAAG GTCAAGCAAGATTAGATGGAGCATTTTGCGACTATACCGAGGGTGAAAAAATGGAATACCTTCAAAAACTGAATGACCAAGGGGTGGTGAATATCGAGATGGAATCCATTCCCTTTGCAGCTCTTACCCACCATGCCAACATTAAGGCAGCTGAAGTGTGTGTGACATTGTTAGACAGGCTGAAGGGAGATCAA GTGAATGCACCCAAAGAAGTTATGAATGAATGGCAGATCCGACCTCAGAAACTAGTGGCAGCGTACATCAAGAAATATCTGCAAACAAAAGGTAGATTACCTTCATCTGGTCACGGACCTTGGTCTGTGAAGAGTCCAAGAAGGTTCAAGCTCGTACAACAAGAATCAGAGATTATCGATTGA
- the LOC123318826 gene encoding uridine phosphorylase 1 isoform X1, with translation MSGISENEKKDQDETKPKENGDKRYFNGTVRLKNPHLELMDQDILYHLALGSGSHDLVEMFGDVKFVCMGGTPKRMETFAYYIMEIIGHKLPTGTTLLDISQYSYRYSMYKVGPVLSISHGMGVPSIGILLHEIIKLMYHARVRNPIFFRIGTCGGVGHEGGTVVISNDAVDGLGNHYYEVPMLGKNVKRPAVFDQQLVRELKACIDPDDPYDTVVGTTMCANDFYEGQARLDGAFCDYTEGEKMEYLQKLNDQGVVNIEMESIPFAALTHHANIKAAEVCVTLLDRLKGDQVNAPKEVMNEWQIRPQKLVAAYIKKYLQTKGRLPSSGHGPWSVKSPRRFKLVQQESEIID, from the exons ATGAGTGGAATCAGTGAGAACGAGAAGAAAGATCAAGACGAGACCAAGCCAAAAGAAAACGGAGACAAAAG atatttcaatGGAACTGTCAGGCTCAAAAATCCTCACTTGGAGTTGATGGATCAAGATATTTTATATCACCTGGCGTTGGGAAGCGGGTCACATGACTTAGTTGAAATGTTTGGAGATGTTAAA TTCGTGTGCATGGGTGGTACACCAAAACGTATGGAGACGTTTGCTTACTACATCATGGAGATCATCGGCCACAAACTACCCACTGGTACAACCTTATTAGACATAAGTCAGTATTCTTATAGATACAGCATGTACAAAGTCGGCCCAGTATTATCAATCAGT CACGGTATGGGAGTACCATCTATAGGAATTCTCCTCCACGAAATTATTAAGTTAATGTATCACGCTAGAGTTAGAAAtcccattttcttcagaataggAACTTGCGGTGGTGTTGGCCATGAAGGTGGCACAGTTGTCATTTCCAACGACGCTGTAGATGGCCTTGGAAATCATTATTACGAAGTG CCAATGCTCGGAAAGAACGTAAAACGGCCTGCAGTGTTCGATCAGCAACTGGTCAGAGAACTGAAGGCTTGTATTGACCCAGACGATCCCTATGATACTGTCGTTGGAACCACGATGTGTGCTAACGATTTTTACGAAG GTCAAGCAAGATTAGATGGAGCATTTTGCGACTATACCGAGGGTGAAAAAATGGAATACCTTCAAAAACTGAATGACCAAGGGGTGGTGAATATCGAGATGGAATCCATTCCCTTTGCAGCTCTTACCCACCATGCCAACATTAAGGCAGCTGAAGTGTGTGTGACATTGTTAGACAGGCTGAAGGGAGATCAA GTGAATGCACCCAAAGAAGTTATGAATGAATGGCAGATCCGACCTCAGAAACTAGTGGCAGCGTACATCAAGAAATATCTGCAAACAAAAGGTAGATTACCTTCATCTGGTCACGGACCTTGGTCTGTGAAGAGTCCAAGAAGGTTCAAGCTCGTACAACAAGAATCAGAGATTATCGATTGA
- the LOC123318826 gene encoding uridine phosphorylase 1 isoform X4, whose translation MDQDILYHLALGSGSHDLVEMFGDVKFVCMGGTPKRMETFAYYIMEIIGHKLPTGTTLLDISQYSYRYSMYKVGPVLSISHGMGVPSIGILLHEIIKLMYHARVRNPIFFRIGTCGGVGHEGGTVVISNDAVDGLGNHYYEVPMLGKNVKRPAVFDQQLVRELKACIDPDDPYDTVVGTTMCANDFYEGQARLDGAFCDYTEGEKMEYLQKLNDQGVVNIEMESIPFAALTHHANIKAAEVCVTLLDRLKGDQVNAPKEVMNEWQIRPQKLVAAYIKKYLQTKGRLPSSGHGPWSVKSPRRFKLVQQESEIID comes from the exons ATGGATCAAGATATTTTATATCACCTGGCGTTGGGAAGCGGGTCACATGACTTAGTTGAAATGTTTGGAGATGTTAAA TTCGTGTGCATGGGTGGTACACCAAAACGTATGGAGACGTTTGCTTACTACATCATGGAGATCATCGGCCACAAACTACCCACTGGTACAACCTTATTAGACATAAGTCAGTATTCTTATAGATACAGCATGTACAAAGTCGGCCCAGTATTATCAATCAGT CACGGTATGGGAGTACCATCTATAGGAATTCTCCTCCACGAAATTATTAAGTTAATGTATCACGCTAGAGTTAGAAAtcccattttcttcagaataggAACTTGCGGTGGTGTTGGCCATGAAGGTGGCACAGTTGTCATTTCCAACGACGCTGTAGATGGCCTTGGAAATCATTATTACGAAGTG CCAATGCTCGGAAAGAACGTAAAACGGCCTGCAGTGTTCGATCAGCAACTGGTCAGAGAACTGAAGGCTTGTATTGACCCAGACGATCCCTATGATACTGTCGTTGGAACCACGATGTGTGCTAACGATTTTTACGAAG GTCAAGCAAGATTAGATGGAGCATTTTGCGACTATACCGAGGGTGAAAAAATGGAATACCTTCAAAAACTGAATGACCAAGGGGTGGTGAATATCGAGATGGAATCCATTCCCTTTGCAGCTCTTACCCACCATGCCAACATTAAGGCAGCTGAAGTGTGTGTGACATTGTTAGACAGGCTGAAGGGAGATCAA GTGAATGCACCCAAAGAAGTTATGAATGAATGGCAGATCCGACCTCAGAAACTAGTGGCAGCGTACATCAAGAAATATCTGCAAACAAAAGGTAGATTACCTTCATCTGGTCACGGACCTTGGTCTGTGAAGAGTCCAAGAAGGTTCAAGCTCGTACAACAAGAATCAGAGATTATCGATTGA
- the LOC123318827 gene encoding uncharacterized protein LOC123318827, whose amino-acid sequence MNNFVLVLFVATALAEEVKPLYKYRYESEDVMKTAASTIPVHGYHVVEGGYYPYEADLGLSKYEPAYSRGGYSAGLGKFGGIGPGYQYGPYGGSIGYGPAIGLSPGYIGTPYQGGYGGGIVDKNIYRGGKKSITDENYEKVHGKKGEEISRGQEGYNHGQVALKNVKGDSGYYNEEEAGKKLFEDGKHYNGAQHFAQEGLNGGQKKINTGHKKGHSIKGFKTSHHKDESGKTEEYYDEENDEGNNVFFNGQHGSFGENAASSFKGGHADGKFNAGESKKEGHYDQEHYVGNSNAGKGSFGSKKYAGSGEVYGVNNGLDQHSLLGHQESERFFNHHPDHTPFYGSVYRK is encoded by the exons atgaataatttcgtGTTGGTCCTCTTCGTAGCCACAGCTCTGGCTGAAGAAGTGAAACCCCTTTACAAATATCGATACGAATCTGAAGATGTCATGAAAACTGCCGCGTCTACGATCCCTGTTCACGGTTACCACGTGGTAGAAGGTGGTTACTACCCTTACGAAGCTGATTTAGGATTGTCTAAGTACGAACCAGCCTATTCAAGGGGTGGGTACAGTGCAGGACTAGGAAAATTCGGAGGAATTGGCCCTGGTTATCAGTATGGACCTTATGGTGGTAGCATAGGGTATGGACCTGCCATTGGTTTGTCACCAGGTTACATCGGTACCCCATACCAGGGTGGTTATGGAGGAGGGATTGTAGATAAAAATATTTACAGAGGTGGAAAGAAGAGTATTACCGACGAGAATTACGAAAAAGTTCATGGTAAGAAGGGTGAGGAGATCAGTAGAGGTCAGGAAGGGTATAATCATGGACAAGTTGCCCTGAAAAATGTCAAAGGGGATTCCGGATATTATAACGAAGAAGAAGCTGGGAAGAAACTGTTTGAGGATGGTAAACACTACAATGGGGCCCAGCATTTCGCCCAAGAAG GTCTCAACGGCGGACAGAAGAAAATTAACACAGGCCACAAGAAGGGACACAGCATCAAGGGCTTCAAGACATCCCACCACAAGGACGAATCAGGCAAGACGGAAGAATATTACGACGAGGAAAACGATGAGGGTAACAACGTCTTCTTCAATGGCCAACATGGTTCCTTCGGCGAAAACGCTGCCTCTTCCTTCAAAGGCGGTCATGCTGATGGCAAATTCAACGCTGGCGAAAGTAAGAAAGAAGGACACTACGACCAGGAACATTATGTTGGAAACAGTAACGCTGGCAAGGGCAGTTTTGGGTCCAAGAAGTACGCTGGTAGCGGAGAGGTGTATGGCGTGAACAACGGATTGGACCAACACAGTTTACTTGGACACCAGGAGTCTGAGAGGTTCTTCAATCACCATCCTGATCATACTCCATTTTACGGAAGTGTTTATAGGAAATGA
- the LOC123319113 gene encoding tetraspanin-31-B isoform X1, with protein MCGGFTCSKNSLIALNILYILVGSILISVAVYGRAASVVSNLPIVGVLIACGIILIMISMLGLLGAIKHHQVMLFFYMVILFLLFLLQFSVACACLGVNTEQQEQMAEQGWNKGGNSTRIRVQDTFTCCGFSEQIDKEHAPPKCEEELMLKCCPDPNIEDCKCPKCMNKLRSTISYAFKLCGWIGLFFSFTEIIGLVLTRRYRNQTHPDLYLKATAVFPRSNFTY; from the exons ATGTGTGGAGGTTTCACTTGCTCCAAAAATTCCCTCATAGCACTTAACATTCTATATATA CTGGTAGGATCTATTTTGATAAGTGTTGCTGTATATGGAAGGGCTGCCTCCGTTGTATCCAACCTGCCGATAGTTGGTGTACTGATAGCATGCGGAATTATCCTTATTATGATATCCATGCTTGGGCTCTTAGGAGCCATAAAGCATCACCAAGTTATGCTTTTCTTT TACATGGTGATACTTTTCCTGCTTTTCCTCTTGCAATTTTCTGTAGCATGTGCTTGCCTTGGGGTTAACACTGAACAGCAAGAGCAGATGGCAGAGCAAGGTTGGAATAAAGGAGGTAATTCAACAAGGATAAGGGTTCAAGATACCTTCACTTGTTGTGGTTTTAGTGAGCAAATTGATAAGGAACATGCTCCTCCAAAGTGCGAAGAAGAGCTTATG TTGAAGTGCTGTCCTGACCCTAATATCGAGGACTGCAAATGTCCAAAATGTATGAACAAACTGAGAAGCACAATAAGTTATGCCTTCAAACTGTGTGGTTGGATTGGATTATTCTTCAGCTTTACTGAG aTAATAGGACTGGTGCTGACAAGACGCTATCGCAACCAAACACATCCGGATTTGTATCTCAAAGCGACTGCTGTGTTTCCAAGAAGTAATTTCACCTATTGA
- the LOC123319113 gene encoding tetraspanin-31-B isoform X2, giving the protein MCGGFTCSKNSLIALNILYILVGSILISVAVYGRAASVVSNLPIVGVLIACGIILIMISMLGLLGAIKHHQVMLFFYMVILFLLFLLQFSVACACLGVNTEQQEQMAEQGWNKGGNSTRIRVQDTFTCCGFSEQIDKEHAPPKCEEELMLKCCPDPNIEDCKCPKCMNKLRSTISYAFKLCGWIGLFFSFTEFMGVLLTVRYRNQKDPRANPSAFL; this is encoded by the exons ATGTGTGGAGGTTTCACTTGCTCCAAAAATTCCCTCATAGCACTTAACATTCTATATATA CTGGTAGGATCTATTTTGATAAGTGTTGCTGTATATGGAAGGGCTGCCTCCGTTGTATCCAACCTGCCGATAGTTGGTGTACTGATAGCATGCGGAATTATCCTTATTATGATATCCATGCTTGGGCTCTTAGGAGCCATAAAGCATCACCAAGTTATGCTTTTCTTT TACATGGTGATACTTTTCCTGCTTTTCCTCTTGCAATTTTCTGTAGCATGTGCTTGCCTTGGGGTTAACACTGAACAGCAAGAGCAGATGGCAGAGCAAGGTTGGAATAAAGGAGGTAATTCAACAAGGATAAGGGTTCAAGATACCTTCACTTGTTGTGGTTTTAGTGAGCAAATTGATAAGGAACATGCTCCTCCAAAGTGCGAAGAAGAGCTTATG TTGAAGTGCTGTCCTGACCCTAATATCGAGGACTGCAAATGTCCAAAATGTATGAACAAACTGAGAAGCACAATAAGTTATGCCTTCAAACTGTGTGGTTGGATTGGATTATTCTTCAGCTTTACTGAG TTCATGGGAGTCTTGCTAACTGTACGCTATCGTAATCAGAAAGATCCCCGAGCTAATCCCAGTGCATTTCTCTAG